The genomic interval TTGTTTAATTTGTAAAATCGAAATTTGGGTCACAGAAACTTATAAAAAAATATTTGAGTATCTTTCCGACTCTACCGACAATGAAGATAGCGCCATTTGGATTAAAAAAAATGGCACGGAATATTTATTATTACCCGAATTTGCAGGGGGCTATTCGGTTTTTGACACAACAACATACAAATTGCATAGCTATTACTCAACGGCTGACCCATTTATCTGGACAGGCATTTTCCCCTCTCCATCAGTTGATAAAATAGCAGTAAATGGCTGTTATTGGGGCTGTCCAGATGAGTTAAGAGTATTTGATACAAAAAATATTATATCCTTGCCTTATAAAATGATTTATCAAATTATTAACGTCACAAACGAAGCTGCGTTTGAGCACTGGGAAGATGATAATACAATGGTAATCTGCAAAAACAAAAAAGATATAATGCGAATTGGGGTATAATATTATTTTCTAATTTCAAATTGAAAATAGCAGTTAACATTAATTTCTATCTTACCAATTTAATCTTCTTTACATTTTGTTTCTATTTTCGGAGATGCATAATCATTAAATTTATCGGGATAATACCTATTTTGTATTGCTCCTACATTTTCTGGCGCATAGCGGTTAGCTCCATCTATGTCTTCCCAACTGTCTACTGGAGCATGAAAATGCAACTTATCATCAACTCCCACGAATTAACAACAAAAAAACTTGCAAAGCCATTTTGTTATTATCCTCTTTTTCTTTCCCTATTTTCAAAATATCGATCAACAGCTTCTTTGGTTGTTAACCAATTGCGCCCTTGTTTATATGCTTCAAGCTTTCCTTTTCTGGCAAGTAAATTCAAATATTTAGCAGAAATTCCGGTTTTCACGCTGATTCTTGATAATAATTCATCTTTTTCGTTTTTTTCGGAAAAAGGCGTAATAGCTTTTAAATAAATATTAAGTGATCTTTCGACATTTTGGGCTATAAATCTTACCAATGGAAGATAGTCCCCTTTGTCTGCCCTTGATAACACTCTATAATATTTTTTGCGATCATTTTTTAAAACTATCGCTAACGGATAACCTCGTTGCATTATCAATATGTTCATCACAAGCCTTGCAGTTCTTCCGTTTCCATCAAAAAATGGGTGGATATGCACAATTTTGTGATGTAATAAAGCGGCAAGTTCTATAGGATGTATTTTTTTTTGATTTTTTCTTACCCAATCAATTACATCTTTCATTTTGCCTGAAATTTGAAGAGCATCAGGAGGTGTATGATCCGCCCCACCAATAATTACATTGCCATCCCTATATTTTCCTGCCCACTCTTTCTCGGTATCATGCACCACTAATTGATGCAAACTCCGAATGAGCATTTCTGAAATAGTTTGTCGTTTATCATGCGAAACCAGACCTGTTAAGTATTCCAAGGCTTCGTAATGATTTTTAGCTTCCAAGTGATCTTTTAATGGCTTTCCCTTGATCGTAATTCCTTCATTAATAACCAAAAAGGTTTCTTTTAAATTAAGGCTGTTCCCTTCAATTCCGTTAGAATTATAAGTCATCTCTATCTCAAATTGTTGCTGTAGTTTTTTAACAAAAGACGCAGGCAAAGGTCGAAATTTATTTAATTTTTTAAGCTTTTCTTCTATTCGATTTTTTAGCTTTTTATCTAAATATTCCATAATATGGTTTACTCAATTTTTATCACTATACCATATTAAGAAATTTTGTCAATATTTTGCATTGTTTCCAAAAAGATACCGGGCTTGAAAAGAAGATTAGGGCAAGGATGGAGGAGCTTAAAAAATCATAGACGCAAATCTGCCTGCATGGTATAATTATCCAAACAGAATAATTCTACAAGGATAATTTGAAACATTATGAAAAATCCGTTCTTTTTCGGCAAAGAGGTCTTAGGAGATGCCTTTACGGATAGAAAATCCGAGCTAAAAGAGCTTATTTCTGATATTGAGCAGGGACTCAATGTTATTCTCTATTCCCCAAGGCGATATGGCAAAACATCCCTCATAAAAAAAACAATTGGAACGGTTAAAAATCGCGGAATTTTGACTTTTTATATCGATCTTTTTCCAATGACAACTTTCAACGATTTTGTAAAGATTTTCGCAGAGGCCATATCAAGCTTGGAGGCCTCTTCAAACTTAAAAACATTTATAAAAACATTAGGCAAAATTCTCCCAAAACTTATTCCTAAAATAATTTTAAGGCCCCACGGAGATGCGGAAATTTCTTTTGATTTGGAGAGGCTTTTTAAAGAAAAAGAAGAGGTTTTGGATGATTTATTGGAAGCGGTTCCCAAGCTGGCAAAAAGCAGGGGGAAAATCGCATTAGTTGTTTTTGACGAGTTTCAGGAAATTTCAAAGCTTGAAGAAGCTGATAAATTAGAGAGAATAATACGCTCCCACATTCAAAAGCATCAAAATATCTCATATGTATTTTTAGGTAGTAAGCGCCACTTGATGCAGGGAATGTTTAAAGATAAAAATCGACCTCTTTATAATTGTGGCAGGCATTTCCCATTGCTTAAAATCTCCTCACAAGATTTTGCAAGTTTCATAAAAGAGAACTTTTTTAAGACCGGAATAAAAATTAAAGAAGAAGAAATTGAGAAGATATTAAGCATTACAGAGTGCCACCCTTACTATACTCAATTATTTTGCCACATTTTATGGGATAATTGCCATGAACAAAGAAATGCCAATTTAAAAGATGTTGATAGTACGCTTGAACAGCTTATCATGGAAGAGGAGTCCTCTTTTTCTGCTATTTGGGAAGATTTATCTTCTGTCCAAAGAACTTTAGTAAAAGCTTTGGCTTATGATGAAATTTTATCTCTTTTCTCGCAAGTATTTTTACAAAAATACGCATTAAAATCCGTATCCGCCCTGCAAAAAGCGATTAAAACTTTAGAAAAAAAAGAGATTATTGAACGAGCCAACGGTCATTACACTCTAAGCGATTTATTTTTCAAAAAGTGGATTAATCGAAGAATAGGGTTATAAGTTGTTTTAACATTCCGGTAATAGTTGAGTTTCTATCTTACCAATTTAATCTTCTTTACATTTTGTTTCTATTTTCGGAGATGCATAATCATTAAATTTATCGGGGTAAATGATCGGGGGCTAATGCTTCTGTAAGCCAAGTGAGTAGTTCTTGCCATGGAAGAATAGTAATAGCATTACGCTCCATCCTATGTGGCGCCTGGCAAACGCAACAGAGCTTGGCTCCAGGACTTGCTTCTGCAAAAGACCTCAAGCTTCTAAGATGTGTTGAATCGATTGTGTCTGTTGCTTTTATTTCTATTGCCAATATTTTGCCTCTAGGAGTTTCTATAATTAAATCAACTTCTACTCCTTTTTCTGTTCTGTAATGAGAAAAAGCCAAATCAAGCCTATTATAGTCGTTGTAACGCATGATTTCTAAAACAATAAAATGTTCAAAAGCTCTTCCAAAAAGCGAAGTGTGAGGTTCCAGTGGCACGGTTAGTTGTTTGGATAAAGCACGGGCTACCCCTACATCAAAGAAGTAAAATTTAGGATGTTTTGAAAGACGATGGCGTACAGATTTTGTAAATGGATAAATAAATCTTCCAATCAGTGTATCAACTAAAATCTGAAAATATCCTTTGACCGTTGAAAGAGAGACAGAAGTCTCTCTGGCAATATTAGAATAATTAATTACATTGCCATTTTCGCTTCCTGCTATCAAAAGAAAATGGCTAAAGCGATCTATTCTGCGTAATTGAGCCTCTCTTTCGATCTCTTCTTGTAAATAGGTATCAACATAAGCCCTTAGCCTTTCAATAGCAAAAGCCTCTTTCCCTTCAGTGTATATGCTGGGGATGGTGCCAAATTGCAAGGCCTTAAGCAAGGAGAAATCAGAGCCCAATTCATCAATAGTTAAAGGGTGAAGACTATAAGACAAAGCTCTTCCTGCCAATA from candidate division WOR-1 bacterium RIFOXYB2_FULL_36_35 carries:
- a CDS encoding cell filamentation protein Fic, with protein sequence MEYLDKKLKNRIEEKLKKLNKFRPLPASFVKKLQQQFEIEMTYNSNGIEGNSLNLKETFLVINEGITIKGKPLKDHLEAKNHYEALEYLTGLVSHDKRQTISEMLIRSLHQLVVHDTEKEWAGKYRDGNVIIGGADHTPPDALQISGKMKDVIDWVRKNQKKIHPIELAALLHHKIVHIHPFFDGNGRTARLVMNILIMQRGYPLAIVLKNDRKKYYRVLSRADKGDYLPLVRFIAQNVERSLNIYLKAITPFSEKNEKDELLSRISVKTGISAKYLNLLARKGKLEAYKQGRNWLTTKEAVDRYFENRERKRG